The following DNA comes from Nitrospirota bacterium.
CCGCCGCGACCGCGAGTCCGACCGGGAGGAAAAACATGTTGGCCACCGAGTGCTCGAAGCCGCAGGCGACGAAGGCGCTGATCGGGAAGATAATGGCCAGGATCTTGTCGGCCACGCTGCGGGCTCCCATGCAGAGCCAGACGGCCAGGCAGACCAGCACGTTGCATAACATGCCCCGCGCCAGCGCGGACAGCGGATCGAGCGAGGCTTTGGTCCGCGCGATCCGGGCCATCATCTCACCGACCGCACCGTCCTCCAGTGTGTGGACTCCCGCCAGCCACACCAACACCGCCGTCCCAAGCGCGCCCAGCAAATTTCCAAGATACACCCACCCCCAATTCCTGATGACCTGTGCAGTCGTGATGCGGCGGGCCGCCCATGCCATCGCGATCAGGTTGTTCCCGGTGAACAACTCGGCGCCGCCGACCACGACCAGCACCAGTCCCAGACTGAACGTGAGCCCGCCGGCCAGGCGTGTCAGGCCGAACGCCCCGGCCGAGCCGCCAGGCCCGGCGGTGATTGTCACGATGTAGAAGAGCGCGCCTAGCGAGATGAACGCCCCGGCCAGCACGGCCAGCGCGAGCGTCGTCAGGACCGGCGCCGCCGCTTTGGCCACCCC
Coding sequences within:
- a CDS encoding formate/nitrite transporter family protein, which encodes MDQSSISSVPLFDAYAPAQIAVRVRDVGVAKAAAPVLTTLALAVLAGAFISLGALFYIVTITAGPGGSAGAFGLTRLAGGLTFSLGLVLVVVGGAELFTGNNLIAMAWAARRITTAQVIRNWGWVYLGNLLGALGTAVLVWLAGVHTLEDGAVGEMMARIARTKASLDPLSALARGMLCNVLVCLAVWLCMGARSVADKILAIIFPISAFVACGFEHSVANMFFLPVGLAVAAGSGAPIPVGDAVDNLVLVTAGNILGGTVLVALVYWFVYLRKEGARLEARG